In a genomic window of Gigantopelta aegis isolate Gae_Host chromosome 9, Gae_host_genome, whole genome shotgun sequence:
- the LOC121381778 gene encoding uncharacterized oxidoreductase YrbE-like translates to MCSVNVPSMDTEETIPIDTAIFGLGRMGKVHLHNLASTFRVNIKWIVDDISVHDDIRTLLQKYRLEHVTRVASLEEADTVHSDTSVKAVFVCTPTIQHGPVIKKALTAGKHVFCEKPIATSAETIKSCYAVAKEANRSLFCGFNK, encoded by the exons ATGGACACAGAAGAAACCATTCCTATCGACACTGCCATATTTGGACTTGGGCGCATGGGAAAAGTCCATTTGCATAATCTGGCCAGCACATTCCGAGTGAACATCAAATGGATCGTTGACGATATCTCCGTCCATGACGACATACGAACATTACTACAGAAATACAGACTGGAACACGTGACCCGAGTGGCATCACTGGAAGAGGCGGACACCGTTCACTCGGACACAAG CGTGAAGGCCGTGTTTGTGTGTACTCCGACGATCCAGCACGGACCCGTTATAAAGAAAGCATTAACCGCAG GAAAACACGTGTTTTGTGAGAAGCCCATAGCTACATCTGCAGAAACAATAAAATCATGCTATGCTGTGGCGAAAGAGGCCAATCGTAGTTTGTTCTGTGGTTTCAACAAGTAA
- the LOC121382044 gene encoding inositol 2-dehydrogenase-like, whose product MISRDPPIPISYIKQSGGIFRDTCIHQLDYAWHFLGERPLTVVAFGNTTSQRADGYRECNDVDLSTIILTFPSGAIAIIETSREATYGFDQRLEVLGSKALAMCENILLSISKMMLASETIQDGCPDSFTRFPRSYVVEANIFLDIVQDNDSRTSLRNGNTPMNQGRIDVSSNGGGRKAGHP is encoded by the exons ATGATATCTCGAGACCCGCCGATACCGATCAGTTACATCAAGCAGTCGG gTGGGATATTTCGCGACACGTGCATTCACCAGCTAGACTACGCCTGGCACTTTCTAGGCGAGCGCCCCCTTACGGTCGTTGCTTTCGGAAACACGACGTCACAAAGGGCCGATGGTTACCGAGAGTGTAATGACGTAGATCTCTCGACAATAATTCTCACCTTCCCGAGTGGAGCCATTGCGATTATCGAGACTTCTCGTGAAGCCACCTATGGATTTGATCAGCGTCTCGAG GTGCTTGGGTCGAAAGCACTGGCCATGTGCGAGAACATCCTTCTGTCCATCAGTAAGATGATGTTGGCTTCTGAAACGATACAAGATGGTTGCCCTGATAGTTTCACCAGATTCCCCAGGTCGTATGTGGTGGAAGCAAACATTTTTCTTGACATAGTTCAAG ATAATGATTCTAGAACCAGTCTTCGAAATGGCAACACGCCTATGAACCAAGGGAGGATAGACGTCAGCAGCAATGGAGGAGGGCGGAAAGCAGGGCATCCCTAA